The proteins below are encoded in one region of Deltaproteobacteria bacterium:
- the tolB gene encoding Tol-Pal system beta propeller repeat protein TolB yields MKITKGMTLINRYCLLIIVSFIALFPHHGHTKVYIDINTPAGKKLPIAITDIKNISGLSGQPDAGGLSAALTAQAGLLRDVIMHDLEFSGLFNIIDKKAYIEDQNKRLDDIDFKDWRVIGAEALIKGIFIAEEDNLTVELKLYDTFQAKMLVGRRYIGKKGNIRVIAHKFANEAMEAMTGEKGIFNTKLLFISNISGNKEIYLADYDGYNLRQITRNNSINLSPRWSPDGKKILYTSYKEGQPYVYILEIATGREIRLSNQPGINIGARWSPSGKEIALTLSRDGSPELYILELDGMKFRRLTNNWAIDVSPSWSPDGKRLVFVSDTGGNPHIYMIHSDGTGLVRLTYEGKYNASPAWSPGGDKIAFARMNGGRFDIWVMNADGTGQVQLTADSRDNEDPSWSPDSRFIAFTSTRGGGAARIYIMRKNGENQKLITYDNGEKGGSAASPAWSSYLE; encoded by the coding sequence ATGAAAATAACCAAGGGTATGACATTGATTAATAGATATTGTCTGTTAATAATCGTTTCATTTATTGCTTTGTTTCCGCATCATGGCCACACAAAAGTTTATATAGATATAAATACCCCTGCCGGCAAAAAGCTTCCTATTGCGATTACTGATATAAAAAACATTAGCGGGTTGAGCGGACAGCCTGATGCCGGTGGCCTGTCTGCCGCGCTGACGGCACAGGCAGGCCTTCTGCGGGATGTAATTATGCATGACCTGGAGTTTTCAGGCCTGTTTAATATAATTGATAAAAAGGCATACATAGAGGATCAGAATAAAAGGCTTGATGATATAGATTTTAAAGATTGGCGTGTTATAGGCGCGGAGGCCCTGATAAAGGGCATCTTTATAGCAGAGGAAGATAATCTGACAGTGGAATTAAAACTCTACGACACCTTCCAGGCAAAGATGCTTGTGGGACGGAGATATATCGGGAAGAAGGGCAATATCAGGGTTATAGCCCACAAGTTTGCCAATGAGGCAATGGAGGCGATGACAGGCGAAAAGGGGATATTTAACACAAAACTTTTGTTTATTTCAAACATATCCGGCAATAAGGAAATTTATTTGGCTGATTACGACGGCTATAATTTAAGGCAGATTACAAGAAATAACTCCATCAACCTCTCTCCCAGATGGTCGCCTGACGGTAAGAAAATCTTATATACATCTTACAAGGAGGGTCAGCCGTATGTGTATATACTGGAGATTGCGACCGGCAGAGAAATAAGGCTCTCCAATCAGCCGGGCATAAATATAGGCGCAAGGTGGTCGCCTTCCGGAAAAGAGATAGCCCTTACCTTAAGCAGGGATGGAAGCCCTGAGCTTTATATACTTGAACTTGATGGAATGAAGTTCAGGAGGCTTACAAATAACTGGGCAATAGATGTTTCGCCCAGTTGGTCGCCTGATGGAAAGAGGCTTGTATTTGTATCTGATACAGGTGGAAATCCTCATATCTATATGATACACTCTGACGGCACCGGACTTGTCAGGCTTACTTATGAAGGAAAATATAATGCCTCGCCTGCATGGTCGCCAGGGGGAGATAAGATTGCATTCGCAAGGATGAATGGAGGACGTTTTGATATATGGGTGATGAATGCCGATGGAACAGGGCAGGTTCAGCTTACAGCGGACAGCAGAGATAATGAAGACCCTTCATGGTCGCCTGACAGCAGATTCATAGCCTTTACATCCACAAGGGGCGGCGGCGCTGCCCGCATTTATATTATGCGGAAAAATGGAGAGAATCAGAAACTAATAACCTATGACAATGGTGAAAAGGGAGGCTCAGCCGCTTCTCCTGCATGGTCTTCGTATTTAGAATAA
- the pal gene encoding peptidoglycan-associated lipoprotein Pal, with protein MKRHSQTIFVLSITAMFFVVTGCMDIVKTEEGIEKKTEPSTAEQTAQPKEEKAVAGKEEAAGTIKEEKVEEQSIKESPLSAQVEAKADARDELAAMTEKEGGLAAVYFEFDSSTVRDDMKPALDKNTEWLRKRQDVKVEIQGHADEKGTNEYNIALGERRAQGIKKYLADSGINEAILSTISYGEERPADLGHTEEAWAKNRRVEFVIIKRK; from the coding sequence ATGAAGAGGCATAGTCAGACAATATTTGTATTGTCAATAACAGCAATGTTTTTTGTAGTCACCGGGTGCATGGATATTGTAAAGACAGAAGAGGGTATTGAGAAAAAAACAGAGCCGTCAACTGCAGAGCAAACCGCACAGCCTAAGGAGGAAAAGGCTGTTGCCGGTAAAGAAGAGGCCGCTGGGACAATAAAGGAAGAGAAGGTTGAGGAGCAGTCAATAAAAGAATCTCCCCTGTCTGCGCAGGTTGAGGCAAAGGCAGATGCAAGAGATGAACTTGCCGCAATGACAGAAAAAGAGGGAGGACTGGCAGCCGTATATTTTGAGTTTGACAGCTCTACTGTCAGGGATGATATGAAGCCTGCTTTGGATAAAAATACAGAATGGCTCAGGAAAAGACAGGATGTCAAGGTAGAGATTCAGGGACATGCTGATGAGAAGGGAACAAATGAATATAATATTGCGCTTGGTGAAAGAAGGGCGCAGGGCATTAAAAAATATCTTGCGGACAGCGGGATAAACGAGGCAATATTATCCACCATAAGTTATGGCGAAGAAAGGCCGGCAGACCTTGGCCACACAGAAGAGGCATGGGCAAAGAACAGACGGGTAGAGTTTGTAATTATAAAAAGGAAGTAG